Below is a window of Cytobacillus firmus DNA.
TTTGGGCCAGGATTATGATCTATTAATTGGCGGAGAGCGCATTTCTACTGAAGATAAAATTGTATCAATCAATCCTTCTAATAAAGAAGAAGTCGTTGGCCGTGTTTCAAAGGCAAACCGCGATCATGCGGAAAAAGCGATGCAGGCTGCTGTGGAAGCATTCAAAACATGGAGAAAAGTAAAGCCGGAAACACGCGCAGATGTTTTATTCAAAGCTGCTGCGATTATCCGCCGCCGCAAGCATGAGTTCTCTGCTCTTTTAACAAAAGAAGCAGGAAAGCCTTGGAACGAGGCAGATGCTGATACTGCGGAAGCGATTGACTTCCTTGAGTACTATGCACGCCAAATCTTAGAAATCAAAGACGGAGTTCCAGTCAACAGCCGTCCGAATGAATATAACCGTTATGACTACATTCCATTGGGAGTGGGCATCATCATCTCTCCTTGGAACTTCCCGCTGGCGATCATGGCCGGCACAACTGTTGCTGCGATCGTAGCAGGAAACACAGTTCTGTTAAAACCAGCTTCTACAACACCGGTTGTGGCAGCTAAATTCGTAGAAGTGATGGAAGAAGCAGGCCTTCCAAAGGGCGTTCTAAACTTCGTGCCGGGAAGCGGTGCAGAAGTGGGCGACTACCTGGTTGACCATAAAGACACCCGCTTTATTTCCTTCACAGGTTCACGTGATGTTGGTCTTCGCATCAACGAGCGTGCATCTAAATTAAACGAAGGCCAAATCTGGCTGAAGCGTGTCATCGCTGAAATGGGCGGTAAGGACACAATCGTTGTCGACAAAGAAGCAGACCTTGAATTGGCGGCGACTTCCATCGTGGCTTCTGCATTCGGATTCTCCGGCCAGAAGTGTTCAGCATGTTCACGTGCGGTTATCGTAGAAGATGTATACGATCAGGTTCTAGACCGTGTGGTTGAACTGACTAACGAATTAACGCAGGGCAACCCTGAAGACCAAAGCAATTACATGGGTCCAGTCATCGACCAGGGTGCATTTGACAAGATCATGAGCTACATTGAAATCGGCAAAGAAGAAGGCAAGCTGATGACAGGCGGAGAAGGGGACAATTCTAAGGGTTTCTTTATCAAACCGACTGTATTCGCTGACCTTGCACCAGACGCGCGCTTAATGCAGGAAGAAATTTTTGGGCCTGTCGTTGGTTTCACAAAGGCAAAAGATTTCGACCATGCGCTTGAAATTGCCAACAACACGGAGTACGGCTTAACAGGAGCAGTGATCACACAGAACCGTGAGCACATCCAAAAAGCGCGTGAAGATTTCCATGTTGGAAACCTATACTTCAACCGCGGTTGTACAGGTGCGATTGTTGGATACCAGCCATTCGGCGGATTCAACATGTCAGGAACTGACTCCAAAGCGGGCGGCCCTGACTACATTCTTCTGCACATGCAGGCGAAGACTACTTCTGAAATGTACTAATAGATCTCCATTCGGAGGCGGGAACAGCAACTTGGTTGCTGTTCCTTTTTTAGTTGGATATTCAGCCCGCTGAGGTATATGATGAAAGAAGAACTGCAGATTGGAGTGATGAAAAAATGCCAATTAAAGCCCTGATCAATATTGATTACACAAATGATTTTGTTGCTGAAGACGGTGCCCTGACATGCGGCAGGCCTGGACAGCTATTGGAAAAGAAAATCTCAGAGCTCACACAAGAGTATATCGCTAGCGGGCATTACACTGTTTTTGCCATTGATGTTCATGATAAAGGAGACATCCATCACCCGGAAACAAATTTATTCCCGCCACATAATATCAGAAACACGGAAGGAAGGAATCTTTACGGCTCATTGCAGGAGGTTTATGAAACGAACAAGGAAGCTGAAAATGTTTATTTCATGAACAAAACCAGGTATTCTGCATTTGCAGGAACCGACCTGGAGATAAAACTGAGGGAGCGCAGTATAGAGGAAGTACACCTCGTCGGTGTATGCACCGACATTTGCGTCCTTCATACAGCAGTCGATGCTTATAATAAAGGGTTTAAAATAGTGATCCATAAAGATGCTGTTGCATCATTTGACCAGGATGGCCACGAGTGGGCCTTAAGGCATTTTGCAAAGACCCTTGGAGCGGAAGTAATTTAAATATGCTTTCTTTATAATTATGGGAAAATACAAAAAACCCTCTCCACA
It encodes the following:
- the pruA gene encoding L-glutamate gamma-semialdehyde dehydrogenase, which produces MVQPYKHEPFTNFKEEEHREAYLKGLQTVESYLGQDYDLLIGGERISTEDKIVSINPSNKEEVVGRVSKANRDHAEKAMQAAVEAFKTWRKVKPETRADVLFKAAAIIRRRKHEFSALLTKEAGKPWNEADADTAEAIDFLEYYARQILEIKDGVPVNSRPNEYNRYDYIPLGVGIIISPWNFPLAIMAGTTVAAIVAGNTVLLKPASTTPVVAAKFVEVMEEAGLPKGVLNFVPGSGAEVGDYLVDHKDTRFISFTGSRDVGLRINERASKLNEGQIWLKRVIAEMGGKDTIVVDKEADLELAATSIVASAFGFSGQKCSACSRAVIVEDVYDQVLDRVVELTNELTQGNPEDQSNYMGPVIDQGAFDKIMSYIEIGKEEGKLMTGGEGDNSKGFFIKPTVFADLAPDARLMQEEIFGPVVGFTKAKDFDHALEIANNTEYGLTGAVITQNREHIQKAREDFHVGNLYFNRGCTGAIVGYQPFGGFNMSGTDSKAGGPDYILLHMQAKTTSEMY
- a CDS encoding cysteine hydrolase family protein; this translates as MPIKALINIDYTNDFVAEDGALTCGRPGQLLEKKISELTQEYIASGHYTVFAIDVHDKGDIHHPETNLFPPHNIRNTEGRNLYGSLQEVYETNKEAENVYFMNKTRYSAFAGTDLEIKLRERSIEEVHLVGVCTDICVLHTAVDAYNKGFKIVIHKDAVASFDQDGHEWALRHFAKTLGAEVI